A window of Etheostoma spectabile isolate EspeVRDwgs_2016 chromosome 18, UIUC_Espe_1.0, whole genome shotgun sequence contains these coding sequences:
- the LOC116706799 gene encoding LOW QUALITY PROTEIN: 5-hydroxytryptamine receptor 1B-like (The sequence of the model RefSeq protein was modified relative to this genomic sequence to represent the inferred CDS: deleted 2 bases in 1 codon): MTGGSDGGKMGGMENASALKPTPVSYGELLNVSTNYIWANFTSKEEERDSNLAFQAGLGATLTLITLATTLSNAFVIATIYQSRKLHTPANFLIASLAVTDLLVSILVMPISALYTVSQTWTLGQVMCDIWLSSDITCCTASILHLCVIALDRYWAITDAVEYSKKRTMGRAAGMIATAWVIAISISLPPFFWRQVKAEEMTSCNVNTDHIFYTIYSTFGAFYIPTLLLIALYGRIYVEARKRILKQAHKKPGKRLTSAHLITDSPGSVASTTSLNYGTNDASSSCDAASCQVHANQVKVTVSDALLEKKRISAARERKATKTLGIILGAYIICWLPFFIYTLLVPVCEACFHPELFDIFTWLGYLNSLINPIIYTMSNEDFKQAFHKLIRFRCCRA; the protein is encoded by the exons ATGACAGGGGGATCTGACGGCGGAAAG ATGGGAGGGATGGAGAATGCCAGTGCGCTCAAACCAACGCCTGTCAGCTATGGAGAGCTGTTGAACGTCTCCACAAACTATATCTGGGCCAATTTCACCtcgaaagaggaggagagggacagcAACTTGGCTTTCCAGGCGGGACTAGGCGCGACTTTGACGCTCATAACTTTGGCCACCACGCTTTCAAACGCGTTCGTCATCGCCACCATTTACCAGTCCCGAAAACTACACACCCCGGCGAACTTTCTGATCGCCTCCCTGGCGGTCACGGACCTCCTGGTGTCCATTTTGGTGATGCCCATCAGCGCGCTGTACACGGTCAGCCAAACGTGGACTTTGGGGCAGGTGATGTGCGACATCTGGCTGTCCTCGGATATAACCTGCTGCACCGCGTCCATCCTGCACCTGTGCGTAATTGCGCTGGACCGCTACTGGGCCATTACGGACGCCGTGGAGTACTCCAAAAAGCGCACGATGGGGCGCGCCGCCGGGATGATCGCCACCGCCTGGGTGATCGCCATCTCCATCTCGCTGCCGCCGTTCTTCTGGCGCCAGGTGAAGGCGGAGGAGATGACGAGCTGCAACGTGAACACGGACCACATTTTCTACACCATCTACTCCACGTTCGGCGCGTTCTACATCCCCACGCTGCTGCTCATCGCGCTGTACGGGCGGATCTACGTGGAGGCGCGCAAGCGCATCCTGAAGCAGGCGCACAAGAAGCCGGGGAAGAGGCTCACCTCCGCGCATCTTATCACCGACTCCCCCGGGTCCGTGGCGTCCACGACCTCGCTCAACTACGGCACGAACGACGCCTCCTCCTCGTGCGACGCTGCGTCGTGCCAAGTGCACGCGAACCAAGTCAAAGTGACCGTGTCCGACGCGCTGCTGGAGAAGAAGCGCATCTCCGCCGCAAGGGAGAGGAAAGCGACCAAAACTTTGGGAATAATCCTGGGAGCCTACATCATATGCTGGCTGCCGTTTTTCATTTACACCCTCCTCGTGCCTGTGTGCGAGGCCTGCTTCCACCCGGAgctatttgacattttcacgTGGCTGGGTTACCTCAACTCTTTAATCAACCCCATCATCTACACCATGTCCAACGAGGACTTCAAGCAGGCTTTCCACAAACTGATACGGTTTAGATGCTGCAGGGCGTGA